A region of Culicoides brevitarsis isolate CSIRO-B50_1 chromosome 1, AGI_CSIRO_Cbre_v1, whole genome shotgun sequence DNA encodes the following proteins:
- the LOC134837973 gene encoding phosphatidylinositol-binding clathrin assembly protein LAP isoform X13 has protein sequence MNMAGQTINDRLLAARHSLAGQGLAKSVCKATTEEMIGPKKKHLDYLVHCTNEPNVSIPSLANLLIERSQNASWIVVFKSLITTHHLLAYGNERFIQYLASSNSSFQLNSFLDKGGVQGAGARVGYDMSAYIRRYANYLNTKALSYRTVAFDFCKVKRGKEEGSLRTMNADKLLKTLPALQSQLDALLEFDCPANHLNNGVINMCFMLLFRDLIRLFACYNDGIINLLEKYFDMNKKQCRDALDMYKKFLTRMDRVGEFLKVAEAIGIDKGDIPDLTKAPSSLLEALEQHLATLEGRKGSAANTPTQSASNQKNVKSGVNALSSTSSSFGTAAASAKYDSHSNGVNIDDALKAQALAEEEAAMNQYKQKVSSPTAATNPFLSSPPAAAANTNIVDLFGAADTQTAAVAPNRASDDLLGLGNPFADIFNSAPAPPVQQPAANFFTNGFNGTGGAQPAATNAFVSDTNFSNVFGAAEPQGQQVPQPAAAGKVLTGDLDSSLASLAENLTIDRGGQAKGGWNSPKNTAKPGATGWSPQPMAATTGANYRPMAQGMTISPAPSTLHTFPNFSPFLQQGMPQQQMRPMMGAPMAAPNMMPMQMAPQMMAPGGQPVTQQPQPTDPFGAL, from the exons ATGAATATGGCAGGACAAACAATCAACGACAGACTTCTGGCTGCTCGTCACAGCCTGGCTGGCCAAGGTTTGGCCAAATCCGTGTGTAAGGCCACGACAGAGGAGATGATTGGCCcgaaaaagaaacatttgGACT ATCTGGTTCATTGTACAAACGAGCCAAATGTGTCGATTCCGTCATTGGCAAATCTCCTCATCGAACGATCACAAAATGCCAGTTGGATTGTCGTCTTCAAGTCTCTTATTACGACGCATCACTTGCTCGCATACGGAAATGAG cGTTTCATCCAATATTTGGCTTCAAGTAATTCCTCCTTCCAGCTGAACAGTTTTCTGGACAAAGGAGGTgttcaag GAGCTGGTGCTCGAGTTG gTTACGACATGTCCGCATACATTCGTCGATATGCCAATTACTTAAATACCAAAGCTTTGTCATATCGCACGGTGGCTTTTGACTTTTGCAAGGTGAAGCGCGGCAAGGAAGAAGGCTCGTTGCGCACCATGAATGCCGACAAATTACTTAAAACCTTGCCGGCATTGCAATCGCAGCTGGATGCGTTGTTGGAGTTTGATTGTCCGGCCAATCATTTGAATAACg gtGTTATTAATATGTGTTTTATGTTGTTGTTCAGAGATTTAATCAGATTGTTTGCATGCTACAATGACggtattattaatttattggaGAAATATTTCGATATGAACAAGAAGCAGTGTCGCGATGCTCTCGATatgtataagaaatttttgactcgCATGGATCGTGTAggagaatttttgaaagtagCCGAG gcaaTCGGTATTGACAAAGGTGATATTCCGGATCTGACAAAAGCTCCTAGTTCATTACTTGAGGCGCTTGAACAGCATCTTGCCACGTTGGAGGGCAGAAAAGGATCTGCCGCAAATACACCTACGCAAAGTGCAAg CAATCAAAAGAATGTAAAGAGCGGTGTGAACGCGTTATCTTCTACTAGCTCATCGTTTGGCACGGCAGCGGCTTCCGCGAAATATGACTCTCACTCGAATGGCGTGAACATTGATGACGCACTGAAAGCGCAGGCTTTGGCTGAAGAGGAAGCTGCAATGAATCAATATAAG CAAAAGGTCTCATCTCCAACCGCCGCAACAAATCCATTTTTGTCGTCGCCTCCTGCAGCAGCGGCCAACACGAATATTGTGGATTTGTTTGGAGCTGCTGATACGCAAACAGCTGCCGTTGCTCCGAATCGCGCATCTGATGACTTGCTCGGCCTGGGAAACCCCTTCGCTGACATCTTTAATTCAGCTCCAGCACCTCCAGTACAACAACCCGCTGCGAATTTCTTTACTAATG GCTTTAATGGCACAGGTGGCGCTCAACCTGCAGCAACGAATGCATTTGTATCGGACACCAACTTTTCCAACGTATTTGGGGCAGCTGAGCCTCAAG GTCAGCAAGTGCCACAACCGGCGGCCGCTGGCAAAGTTTTGACCGGAGATTTGGATAGTTCCTTGGCATCGTTAGccgaaaatttgacaattgaTCGAGGTGGACAagcaaa AGGTGGATGGAACTCACCAAAGAACACCGCAAAGCCAGGCGCTACGGGATGGAGTCCACAACCCATGGCTGCCACAACTGGAGCAAACTACCGACCAATG gctcAAGGTATGACAATAAGTCCCGCACCTAGCACACTCCACACTTTTCCAAACTTTTCACCGTTCCTTCAG caaGGAATGCCACAACAACAAATGCGACCAATGATGGGTGCTCCCATGGCCGCTCCTAACATGATGCCAATGCAAATGGCACCGCAAATGATGGCGCCTGGTGGCCAACCCGTAACGCAACAACCTCAGCCAACGGATCCATTTGGGGCTTTGTAA
- the LOC134837973 gene encoding phosphatidylinositol-binding clathrin assembly protein LAP isoform X5, which translates to MNMAGQTINDRLLAARHSLAGQGLAKSVCKATTEEMIGPKKKHLDYLVHCTNEPNVSIPSLANLLIERSQNASWIVVFKSLITTHHLLAYGNERFIQYLASSNSSFQLNSFLDKGGVQGYDMSAYIRRYANYLNTKALSYRTVAFDFCKVKRGKEEGSLRTMNADKLLKTLPALQSQLDALLEFDCPANHLNNGVINMCFMLLFRDLIRLFACYNDGIINLLEKYFDMNKKQCRDALDMYKKFLTRMDRVGEFLKVAEAIGIDKGDIPDLTKAPSSLLEALEQHLATLEGRKGSAANTPTQSASNQKNVKSGVNALSSTSSSFGTAAASAKYDSHSNGVNIDDALKAQALAEEEAAMNQYKQKVSSPTAATNPFLSSPPAAAANTNIVDLFGAADTQTAAVAPNRASDDLLGLGNPFADIFNSAPAPPVQQPAANFFTNGFNGTGGAQPAATNAFVSDTNFSNVFGAAEPQDPFKHFAQTAIRVLPPSGKNPFLTDDVDTNLYQNNFTNNLNSYNGHSMVQSQKFTGQQVPQPAAAGKVLTGDLDSSLASLAENLTIDRGGQAKGGWNSPKNTAKPGATGWSPQPMAATTGANYRPMAQGMTISPAPSTLHTFPNFSPFLQQGMPQQQMRPMMGAPMAAPNMMPMQMAPQMMAPGGQPVTQQPQPTDPFGAL; encoded by the exons ATGAATATGGCAGGACAAACAATCAACGACAGACTTCTGGCTGCTCGTCACAGCCTGGCTGGCCAAGGTTTGGCCAAATCCGTGTGTAAGGCCACGACAGAGGAGATGATTGGCCcgaaaaagaaacatttgGACT ATCTGGTTCATTGTACAAACGAGCCAAATGTGTCGATTCCGTCATTGGCAAATCTCCTCATCGAACGATCACAAAATGCCAGTTGGATTGTCGTCTTCAAGTCTCTTATTACGACGCATCACTTGCTCGCATACGGAAATGAG cGTTTCATCCAATATTTGGCTTCAAGTAATTCCTCCTTCCAGCTGAACAGTTTTCTGGACAAAGGAGGTgttcaag gTTACGACATGTCCGCATACATTCGTCGATATGCCAATTACTTAAATACCAAAGCTTTGTCATATCGCACGGTGGCTTTTGACTTTTGCAAGGTGAAGCGCGGCAAGGAAGAAGGCTCGTTGCGCACCATGAATGCCGACAAATTACTTAAAACCTTGCCGGCATTGCAATCGCAGCTGGATGCGTTGTTGGAGTTTGATTGTCCGGCCAATCATTTGAATAACg gtGTTATTAATATGTGTTTTATGTTGTTGTTCAGAGATTTAATCAGATTGTTTGCATGCTACAATGACggtattattaatttattggaGAAATATTTCGATATGAACAAGAAGCAGTGTCGCGATGCTCTCGATatgtataagaaatttttgactcgCATGGATCGTGTAggagaatttttgaaagtagCCGAG gcaaTCGGTATTGACAAAGGTGATATTCCGGATCTGACAAAAGCTCCTAGTTCATTACTTGAGGCGCTTGAACAGCATCTTGCCACGTTGGAGGGCAGAAAAGGATCTGCCGCAAATACACCTACGCAAAGTGCAAg CAATCAAAAGAATGTAAAGAGCGGTGTGAACGCGTTATCTTCTACTAGCTCATCGTTTGGCACGGCAGCGGCTTCCGCGAAATATGACTCTCACTCGAATGGCGTGAACATTGATGACGCACTGAAAGCGCAGGCTTTGGCTGAAGAGGAAGCTGCAATGAATCAATATAAG CAAAAGGTCTCATCTCCAACCGCCGCAACAAATCCATTTTTGTCGTCGCCTCCTGCAGCAGCGGCCAACACGAATATTGTGGATTTGTTTGGAGCTGCTGATACGCAAACAGCTGCCGTTGCTCCGAATCGCGCATCTGATGACTTGCTCGGCCTGGGAAACCCCTTCGCTGACATCTTTAATTCAGCTCCAGCACCTCCAGTACAACAACCCGCTGCGAATTTCTTTACTAATG GCTTTAATGGCACAGGTGGCGCTCAACCTGCAGCAACGAATGCATTTGTATCGGACACCAACTTTTCCAACGTATTTGGGGCAGCTGAGCCTCAAG ATCCATTTAAGCATTTTGCGCAAACGGCAATTCGTGTGTTGCCGCCCTCCggaaaaaatccctttttgaCTGATGACGTGGACACAAACCTCTACCAAAACAATTTTACTAATAACTTGAATTCTTATAATGGTCACTCAATGGTGCAATCGCAAAAATTTACAG GTCAGCAAGTGCCACAACCGGCGGCCGCTGGCAAAGTTTTGACCGGAGATTTGGATAGTTCCTTGGCATCGTTAGccgaaaatttgacaattgaTCGAGGTGGACAagcaaa AGGTGGATGGAACTCACCAAAGAACACCGCAAAGCCAGGCGCTACGGGATGGAGTCCACAACCCATGGCTGCCACAACTGGAGCAAACTACCGACCAATG gctcAAGGTATGACAATAAGTCCCGCACCTAGCACACTCCACACTTTTCCAAACTTTTCACCGTTCCTTCAG caaGGAATGCCACAACAACAAATGCGACCAATGATGGGTGCTCCCATGGCCGCTCCTAACATGATGCCAATGCAAATGGCACCGCAAATGATGGCGCCTGGTGGCCAACCCGTAACGCAACAACCTCAGCCAACGGATCCATTTGGGGCTTTGTAA
- the LOC134837973 gene encoding phosphatidylinositol-binding clathrin assembly protein LAP isoform X12, which translates to MNMAGQTINDRLLAARHSLAGQGLAKSVCKATTEEMIGPKKKHLDYLVHCTNEPNVSIPSLANLLIERSQNASWIVVFKSLITTHHLLAYGNERFIQYLASSNSSFQLNSFLDKGGVQGAGARVGYDMSAYIRRYANYLNTKALSYRTVAFDFCKVKRGKEEGSLRTMNADKLLKTLPALQSQLDALLEFDCPANHLNNGVINMCFMLLFRDLIRLFACYNDGIINLLEKYFDMNKKQCRDALDMYKKFLTRMDRVGEFLKVAEAIGIDKGDIPDLTKAPSSLLEALEQHLATLEGRKGSAANTPTQSASSNQKNVKSGVNALSSTSSSFGTAAASAKYDSHSNGVNIDDALKAQALAEEEAAMNQYKQKVSSPTAATNPFLSSPPAAAANTNIVDLFGAADTQTAAVAPNRASDDLLGLGNPFADIFNSAPAPPVQQPAANFFTNGFNGTGGAQPAATNAFVSDTNFSNVFGAAEPQGQQVPQPAAAGKVLTGDLDSSLASLAENLTIDRGGQAKGGWNSPKNTAKPGATGWSPQPMAATTGANYRPMAQGMTISPAPSTLHTFPNFSPFLQQGMPQQQMRPMMGAPMAAPNMMPMQMAPQMMAPGGQPVTQQPQPTDPFGAL; encoded by the exons ATGAATATGGCAGGACAAACAATCAACGACAGACTTCTGGCTGCTCGTCACAGCCTGGCTGGCCAAGGTTTGGCCAAATCCGTGTGTAAGGCCACGACAGAGGAGATGATTGGCCcgaaaaagaaacatttgGACT ATCTGGTTCATTGTACAAACGAGCCAAATGTGTCGATTCCGTCATTGGCAAATCTCCTCATCGAACGATCACAAAATGCCAGTTGGATTGTCGTCTTCAAGTCTCTTATTACGACGCATCACTTGCTCGCATACGGAAATGAG cGTTTCATCCAATATTTGGCTTCAAGTAATTCCTCCTTCCAGCTGAACAGTTTTCTGGACAAAGGAGGTgttcaag GAGCTGGTGCTCGAGTTG gTTACGACATGTCCGCATACATTCGTCGATATGCCAATTACTTAAATACCAAAGCTTTGTCATATCGCACGGTGGCTTTTGACTTTTGCAAGGTGAAGCGCGGCAAGGAAGAAGGCTCGTTGCGCACCATGAATGCCGACAAATTACTTAAAACCTTGCCGGCATTGCAATCGCAGCTGGATGCGTTGTTGGAGTTTGATTGTCCGGCCAATCATTTGAATAACg gtGTTATTAATATGTGTTTTATGTTGTTGTTCAGAGATTTAATCAGATTGTTTGCATGCTACAATGACggtattattaatttattggaGAAATATTTCGATATGAACAAGAAGCAGTGTCGCGATGCTCTCGATatgtataagaaatttttgactcgCATGGATCGTGTAggagaatttttgaaagtagCCGAG gcaaTCGGTATTGACAAAGGTGATATTCCGGATCTGACAAAAGCTCCTAGTTCATTACTTGAGGCGCTTGAACAGCATCTTGCCACGTTGGAGGGCAGAAAAGGATCTGCCGCAAATACACCTACGCAAAGTGCAAg TAGCAATCAAAAGAATGTAAAGAGCGGTGTGAACGCGTTATCTTCTACTAGCTCATCGTTTGGCACGGCAGCGGCTTCCGCGAAATATGACTCTCACTCGAATGGCGTGAACATTGATGACGCACTGAAAGCGCAGGCTTTGGCTGAAGAGGAAGCTGCAATGAATCAATATAAG CAAAAGGTCTCATCTCCAACCGCCGCAACAAATCCATTTTTGTCGTCGCCTCCTGCAGCAGCGGCCAACACGAATATTGTGGATTTGTTTGGAGCTGCTGATACGCAAACAGCTGCCGTTGCTCCGAATCGCGCATCTGATGACTTGCTCGGCCTGGGAAACCCCTTCGCTGACATCTTTAATTCAGCTCCAGCACCTCCAGTACAACAACCCGCTGCGAATTTCTTTACTAATG GCTTTAATGGCACAGGTGGCGCTCAACCTGCAGCAACGAATGCATTTGTATCGGACACCAACTTTTCCAACGTATTTGGGGCAGCTGAGCCTCAAG GTCAGCAAGTGCCACAACCGGCGGCCGCTGGCAAAGTTTTGACCGGAGATTTGGATAGTTCCTTGGCATCGTTAGccgaaaatttgacaattgaTCGAGGTGGACAagcaaa AGGTGGATGGAACTCACCAAAGAACACCGCAAAGCCAGGCGCTACGGGATGGAGTCCACAACCCATGGCTGCCACAACTGGAGCAAACTACCGACCAATG gctcAAGGTATGACAATAAGTCCCGCACCTAGCACACTCCACACTTTTCCAAACTTTTCACCGTTCCTTCAG caaGGAATGCCACAACAACAAATGCGACCAATGATGGGTGCTCCCATGGCCGCTCCTAACATGATGCCAATGCAAATGGCACCGCAAATGATGGCGCCTGGTGGCCAACCCGTAACGCAACAACCTCAGCCAACGGATCCATTTGGGGCTTTGTAA
- the LOC134837973 gene encoding phosphatidylinositol-binding clathrin assembly protein LAP isoform X1, protein MNMAGQTINDRLLAARHSLAGQGLAKSVCKATTEEMIGPKKKHLDYLVHCTNEPNVSIPSLANLLIERSQNASWIVVFKSLITTHHLLAYGNERFIQYLASSNSSFQLNSFLDKGGVQGAGARVGYDMSAYIRRYANYLNTKALSYRTVAFDFCKVKRGKEEGSLRTMNADKLLKTLPALQSQLDALLEFDCPANHLNNGVINMCFMLLFRDLIRLFACYNDGIINLLEKYFDMNKKQCRDALDMYKKFLTRMDRVGEFLKVAEAIGIDKGDIPDLTKAPSSLLEALEQHLATLEGRKGSAANTPTQSASSNQKNVKSGVNALSSTSSSFGTAAASAKYDSHSNGVNIDDALKAQALAEEEAAMNQYKQKVSSPTAATNPFLSSPPAAAANTNIVDLFGAADTQTAAVAPNRASDDLLGLGNPFADIFNSAPAPPVQQPAANFFTNGFNGTGGAQPAATNAFVSDTNFSNVFGAAEPQDPFKHFAQTAIRVLPPSGKNPFLTDDVDTNLYQNNFTNNLNSYNGHSMVQSQKFTGQQVPQPAAAGKVLTGDLDSSLASLAENLTIDRGGQAKGGWNSPKNTAKPGATGWSPQPMAATTGANYRPMAQGMTISPAPSTLHTFPNFSPFLQQGMPQQQMRPMMGAPMAAPNMMPMQMAPQMMAPGGQPVTQQPQPTDPFGAL, encoded by the exons ATGAATATGGCAGGACAAACAATCAACGACAGACTTCTGGCTGCTCGTCACAGCCTGGCTGGCCAAGGTTTGGCCAAATCCGTGTGTAAGGCCACGACAGAGGAGATGATTGGCCcgaaaaagaaacatttgGACT ATCTGGTTCATTGTACAAACGAGCCAAATGTGTCGATTCCGTCATTGGCAAATCTCCTCATCGAACGATCACAAAATGCCAGTTGGATTGTCGTCTTCAAGTCTCTTATTACGACGCATCACTTGCTCGCATACGGAAATGAG cGTTTCATCCAATATTTGGCTTCAAGTAATTCCTCCTTCCAGCTGAACAGTTTTCTGGACAAAGGAGGTgttcaag GAGCTGGTGCTCGAGTTG gTTACGACATGTCCGCATACATTCGTCGATATGCCAATTACTTAAATACCAAAGCTTTGTCATATCGCACGGTGGCTTTTGACTTTTGCAAGGTGAAGCGCGGCAAGGAAGAAGGCTCGTTGCGCACCATGAATGCCGACAAATTACTTAAAACCTTGCCGGCATTGCAATCGCAGCTGGATGCGTTGTTGGAGTTTGATTGTCCGGCCAATCATTTGAATAACg gtGTTATTAATATGTGTTTTATGTTGTTGTTCAGAGATTTAATCAGATTGTTTGCATGCTACAATGACggtattattaatttattggaGAAATATTTCGATATGAACAAGAAGCAGTGTCGCGATGCTCTCGATatgtataagaaatttttgactcgCATGGATCGTGTAggagaatttttgaaagtagCCGAG gcaaTCGGTATTGACAAAGGTGATATTCCGGATCTGACAAAAGCTCCTAGTTCATTACTTGAGGCGCTTGAACAGCATCTTGCCACGTTGGAGGGCAGAAAAGGATCTGCCGCAAATACACCTACGCAAAGTGCAAg TAGCAATCAAAAGAATGTAAAGAGCGGTGTGAACGCGTTATCTTCTACTAGCTCATCGTTTGGCACGGCAGCGGCTTCCGCGAAATATGACTCTCACTCGAATGGCGTGAACATTGATGACGCACTGAAAGCGCAGGCTTTGGCTGAAGAGGAAGCTGCAATGAATCAATATAAG CAAAAGGTCTCATCTCCAACCGCCGCAACAAATCCATTTTTGTCGTCGCCTCCTGCAGCAGCGGCCAACACGAATATTGTGGATTTGTTTGGAGCTGCTGATACGCAAACAGCTGCCGTTGCTCCGAATCGCGCATCTGATGACTTGCTCGGCCTGGGAAACCCCTTCGCTGACATCTTTAATTCAGCTCCAGCACCTCCAGTACAACAACCCGCTGCGAATTTCTTTACTAATG GCTTTAATGGCACAGGTGGCGCTCAACCTGCAGCAACGAATGCATTTGTATCGGACACCAACTTTTCCAACGTATTTGGGGCAGCTGAGCCTCAAG ATCCATTTAAGCATTTTGCGCAAACGGCAATTCGTGTGTTGCCGCCCTCCggaaaaaatccctttttgaCTGATGACGTGGACACAAACCTCTACCAAAACAATTTTACTAATAACTTGAATTCTTATAATGGTCACTCAATGGTGCAATCGCAAAAATTTACAG GTCAGCAAGTGCCACAACCGGCGGCCGCTGGCAAAGTTTTGACCGGAGATTTGGATAGTTCCTTGGCATCGTTAGccgaaaatttgacaattgaTCGAGGTGGACAagcaaa AGGTGGATGGAACTCACCAAAGAACACCGCAAAGCCAGGCGCTACGGGATGGAGTCCACAACCCATGGCTGCCACAACTGGAGCAAACTACCGACCAATG gctcAAGGTATGACAATAAGTCCCGCACCTAGCACACTCCACACTTTTCCAAACTTTTCACCGTTCCTTCAG caaGGAATGCCACAACAACAAATGCGACCAATGATGGGTGCTCCCATGGCCGCTCCTAACATGATGCCAATGCAAATGGCACCGCAAATGATGGCGCCTGGTGGCCAACCCGTAACGCAACAACCTCAGCCAACGGATCCATTTGGGGCTTTGTAA
- the LOC134837973 gene encoding phosphatidylinositol-binding clathrin assembly protein LAP isoform X7 yields MNMAGQTINDRLLAARHSLAGQGLAKSVCKATTEEMIGPKKKHLDYLVHCTNEPNVSIPSLANLLIERSQNASWIVVFKSLITTHHLLAYGNERFIQYLASSNSSFQLNSFLDKGGVQGAGARVGYDMSAYIRRYANYLNTKALSYRTVAFDFCKVKRGKEEGSLRTMNADKLLKTLPALQSQLDALLEFDCPANHLNNGVINMCFMLLFRDLIRLFACYNDGIINLLEKYFDMNKKQCRDALDMYKKFLTRMDRVGEFLKVAEAIGIDKGDIPDLTKAPSSLLEALEQHLATLEGRKGSAANTPTQSASSNQKNVKSGVNALSSTSSSFGTAAASAKYDSHSNGVNIDDALKAQALAEEEAAMNQYKQKVSSPTAATNPFLSSPPAAAANTNIVDLFGAADTQTAAVAPNRASDDLLGLGNPFADIFNSAPAPPVQQPAANFFTNGFNGTGGAQPAATNAFVSDTNFSNVFGAAEPQDPFKHFAQTAIRVLPPSGKNPFLTDDVDTNLYQNNFTNNLNSYNGHSMVQSQKFTGQQVPQPAAAGKVLTGDLDSSLASLAENLTIDRGGQAKGGWNSPKNTAKPGATGWSPQPMAATTGANYRPMQGMPQQQMRPMMGAPMAAPNMMPMQMAPQMMAPGGQPVTQQPQPTDPFGAL; encoded by the exons ATGAATATGGCAGGACAAACAATCAACGACAGACTTCTGGCTGCTCGTCACAGCCTGGCTGGCCAAGGTTTGGCCAAATCCGTGTGTAAGGCCACGACAGAGGAGATGATTGGCCcgaaaaagaaacatttgGACT ATCTGGTTCATTGTACAAACGAGCCAAATGTGTCGATTCCGTCATTGGCAAATCTCCTCATCGAACGATCACAAAATGCCAGTTGGATTGTCGTCTTCAAGTCTCTTATTACGACGCATCACTTGCTCGCATACGGAAATGAG cGTTTCATCCAATATTTGGCTTCAAGTAATTCCTCCTTCCAGCTGAACAGTTTTCTGGACAAAGGAGGTgttcaag GAGCTGGTGCTCGAGTTG gTTACGACATGTCCGCATACATTCGTCGATATGCCAATTACTTAAATACCAAAGCTTTGTCATATCGCACGGTGGCTTTTGACTTTTGCAAGGTGAAGCGCGGCAAGGAAGAAGGCTCGTTGCGCACCATGAATGCCGACAAATTACTTAAAACCTTGCCGGCATTGCAATCGCAGCTGGATGCGTTGTTGGAGTTTGATTGTCCGGCCAATCATTTGAATAACg gtGTTATTAATATGTGTTTTATGTTGTTGTTCAGAGATTTAATCAGATTGTTTGCATGCTACAATGACggtattattaatttattggaGAAATATTTCGATATGAACAAGAAGCAGTGTCGCGATGCTCTCGATatgtataagaaatttttgactcgCATGGATCGTGTAggagaatttttgaaagtagCCGAG gcaaTCGGTATTGACAAAGGTGATATTCCGGATCTGACAAAAGCTCCTAGTTCATTACTTGAGGCGCTTGAACAGCATCTTGCCACGTTGGAGGGCAGAAAAGGATCTGCCGCAAATACACCTACGCAAAGTGCAAg TAGCAATCAAAAGAATGTAAAGAGCGGTGTGAACGCGTTATCTTCTACTAGCTCATCGTTTGGCACGGCAGCGGCTTCCGCGAAATATGACTCTCACTCGAATGGCGTGAACATTGATGACGCACTGAAAGCGCAGGCTTTGGCTGAAGAGGAAGCTGCAATGAATCAATATAAG CAAAAGGTCTCATCTCCAACCGCCGCAACAAATCCATTTTTGTCGTCGCCTCCTGCAGCAGCGGCCAACACGAATATTGTGGATTTGTTTGGAGCTGCTGATACGCAAACAGCTGCCGTTGCTCCGAATCGCGCATCTGATGACTTGCTCGGCCTGGGAAACCCCTTCGCTGACATCTTTAATTCAGCTCCAGCACCTCCAGTACAACAACCCGCTGCGAATTTCTTTACTAATG GCTTTAATGGCACAGGTGGCGCTCAACCTGCAGCAACGAATGCATTTGTATCGGACACCAACTTTTCCAACGTATTTGGGGCAGCTGAGCCTCAAG ATCCATTTAAGCATTTTGCGCAAACGGCAATTCGTGTGTTGCCGCCCTCCggaaaaaatccctttttgaCTGATGACGTGGACACAAACCTCTACCAAAACAATTTTACTAATAACTTGAATTCTTATAATGGTCACTCAATGGTGCAATCGCAAAAATTTACAG GTCAGCAAGTGCCACAACCGGCGGCCGCTGGCAAAGTTTTGACCGGAGATTTGGATAGTTCCTTGGCATCGTTAGccgaaaatttgacaattgaTCGAGGTGGACAagcaaa AGGTGGATGGAACTCACCAAAGAACACCGCAAAGCCAGGCGCTACGGGATGGAGTCCACAACCCATGGCTGCCACAACTGGAGCAAACTACCGACCAATG caaGGAATGCCACAACAACAAATGCGACCAATGATGGGTGCTCCCATGGCCGCTCCTAACATGATGCCAATGCAAATGGCACCGCAAATGATGGCGCCTGGTGGCCAACCCGTAACGCAACAACCTCAGCCAACGGATCCATTTGGGGCTTTGTAA